A DNA window from Drosophila biarmipes strain raj3 chromosome 2R, RU_DBia_V1.1, whole genome shotgun sequence contains the following coding sequences:
- the LOC108023024 gene encoding protein 5NUC isoform X3 — protein sequence MMRSFWLAAIFAVLLIHWTQANPILGDPKVATEFIILHNNDMHARFEQTGVNSGTCSPEDAHTNKCYGGFARVAYEVRKYRKEAKEGGTSVLYLNAGDTYTGTAWFTIFKDKIASAFLNKLEPDAISLGNHEFDERVEGLIPFLNEVNFPVLACNLDLSKVPELKATKHLAHSAILEANGTKIGVIGYLTPDTKKLTLNMDVEFKEEVESINAEAKKLKAQGLKIIIALGHSGYLKDQEIAKNCPEVDIVIGGHTNTFLYNGGQPDAEHIDGPYPTMVKQKSGKEVPVVQAYAYTKYLGKLHVQFDAEGNLVKWDGSPILLNASVAQEPDLLELLEVYRPNVTRLEKAVVGHSKVHLEGRKEICRAQECNLGNLVSDAFVYSRIMEHQGGDFWTDAAISLMQGGGIRSSIEKRSDGSITDSDILTVLPWSNDLFMVPMTGKSLRRALEHGAALRGKDSDGGFLQVSGIHVVFNPKKPEGQRVVSVQVRCAACPVPTYSDLNDTATYNVVVGEFLLDGGDGHIIRDSVHKPQRLKNNDRQAVSQYLRNREYVYPEVEGRITFTSSASGLLGSSAALLLISSLLMMTS from the exons ATG ATGCGGTCATTCTGGCTCGCCGCAATCTTCGCGGTTCTCCTGATTCACTGGACGCAAGCCAATCCTATTTTAGGCGATCCCAAAGTGGCCACCGAGTTCATTATACTCCACAATAATGATATGCACGCCCGATTCGAGCAGACGGGCGTGAATAGTGGCACTTGCTCTCCGGAGGATGCACATACCAACAAATGCTACGGAGGATTCGCCCGAGTGGCCTACGA AGTTCGAAAATATCGCAAGGAGGCCAAGGAGGGGGGGACTTCCGTTTTGTACTTAAACGCCGGTGACACCTACACTGGAACCGCTTGGTTTACCATTTTTAAGGACAAAATCGCCAGCGCCTTCCTCAACAAATTGGAACCCGATGCCATA TCACTGGGCAACCACGAGTTCGATGAGAGGGTCGAGGGTCTTATACCCTTCCTCAACGAGGTGAACTTCCCTGTGTTGGCCTGCAACCTGGATCTGAGCAAGGTTCCCGAGCTGAAGGCCACCAAGCACTTGGCCCACTCCGCCATCCTGGAGGCCAATGGCACCAAGATAGGTGTCATTGGCTACCTGACCCCAGACACCAAAAAACTCACTCTTAACATGGATGTGGAGTTTAAGGAGGAGGTGGAGTCCATCAA TGCTGAGGCCAAGAAACTAAAGGCCCAGGGCCTTAAAATCATCATTGCTCTGGGTCACTCGGGTTACTTGAAGGACCAGGAGATAGCCAAGAACTGTCCGGAGGTGGACATCGTGATCGGTGGGCATACGAACACATTCCTCTACAACGGCGGCCAGCCGGATGCGGAACACATCGATGGACCGTATCCCACGATGGTCAAGCAGAAGAGCGGCAAGGAGGTTCCAGTGGTCCAGGCCTACGCCTACACCAAGTATCTGGGAAAACTTCATGTGCAG TTCGATGCCGAGGGCAATCTCGTAAAGTGGGATGGTTCTCCTATTCTGCTCAACGCTTCGGTGGCTCAGGAGCCGGATCTCCTGGAGCTGTTAGAGGTCTACCGCCCGAATGTCACCAGACTGGAGAAGGCGGTCGTGGGCCACTCGAAGGTTCACCTGGAGGGCCGCAAGGAGATCTGTCGGGCCCAGGAGTGTAACCTGGGTAATCTGGTGAGCGATGCCTTCGTTTATAGTCGGATTATGGAGCACCAGGGTGGGGATTTCTGGACGGATGCTGCCATATCTCTGATGCAGGGAGGAG GCATTCGCAGCTCCATTGAAAAGCGGTCCGATGGCTCCATCACCGACAGCGATATCTTGACCGTCCTGCCCTGGAGTAATGACCTCTTCATGGTGCCCATGACGGGGAAAAGTCTGCGAAGGGCTTTGGAGCATGGAGCAGCATTGAGGGGCAAGGATTCGGACGGTGGCTTCTTGCAGGTGTCCGGAATCCACGTGGTCTTCAACCCGAAGAAGCCCGAGGGTCAGCGAGTGGTGTCCGTGCAAGTTCGATGTGCCGCCTGCCCAGTGCCCACCTACAGCGATCTGAACGACACGGCCACCTACAATGTCGTCGTGGGAGAGTTCCTGTTGGATGGTGGCGATGGCCATATAATTAGGGACTCAGTCCACAAGCCACAGCGCCTCAAAAATAACGATAGGCAGGCCGTTTCCCAGTACCTTAGAAACCGGGAGTACGTTTATCCCGAGGTTGAGGGTCGCATCACTTTCACAAGCTCTGCCAGTGGACTTTTGGGCTCCTCAGCAGCCCTGCTACTTATTTCTTCCCTCCTGATGATGACTAGTTAG
- the LOC108022280 gene encoding protein 5NUC has product MLRPTVQWAFVLLLILIIPNWICGLKITLLHTNDMHAWYDPISSKGRKCKAGDDERGFCYGGFARVAAVINDTRRAATDSVLYLNGGDSFQGTPWFSVYRGKMVAQMLNFLSPDAMSLGVHELDDGTAAFAEFLDVINFPVVSTNINLKDEPKLAEHSKLVTSTVIAKGNTKIGIVGYIRPDTKDRTQPNNVVYKQEVPAINKETQKLVDQGINIIIALGHSGYEKDKEIARRCPDVDLVVGGQSHTFLYSGKAPSKEVSEGPYPTIVVKPDGRKVPVVQAYAYTKYLGNLSLEFDNGGNLLSFKGSPILLDSRFQPSKEVLHFLDQYRQVIDDMERHVVGTTSVYLNGERRSCGFGECNFGNIIADSFVYARVLDTMPDRRSWTDAPIGLINAGAIRASIEPGETGAITEADVMTVLPFSHDMFYTRISGSQLMKALEHSLQLRSKHMSSSYLQVSGLRMRFNHSRPKGERITEIRALCSACQIPHYEAVETDKYYGVILTSFLLNGGEGYSFIDPKRPEVENLTLLDRNAVIRYLQEHKVIYPEREDRQAPQEKHLSSSSASPLPKPFLLCLLHGLYFCHRLLG; this is encoded by the exons ATGCTTCGACCTACTGTCCAGTGGGCCTTTGTCCTCCTGCTGATCCTGATCATTCCAAATTGGATTTGTGGCCTCAAGATCACCCTGCTCCACACCAATGATATGCACGCCTGGTACGACCCTATTTCCAGCAAGGGTAGAAAATGTAAGGCTGGCGACGACGAGCGGGGATTTTGCTACGGAGGATTCGCCAGAGTGGCCGCTGT GATTAATGACACTAGAAGGGCTGCCACTGATTCAGTTCTGTATTTAAACGGCGGCGACTCCTTCCAGGGAACTCCCTGGTTTTCGGTTTACCGAGGGAAAATGGTGGCACAGATGCTGAATTTCTTGTCTCCCGATGCTATG AGCCTTGGAGTTCACGAGCTTGACGATGGAACTGCGGCCTTTGCCGAGTTCCTGGATGTCATCAATTTTCCAGTGGTTAGCACCAATATCAACCTGAAGGACGAACCCAAACTGGCGGAACACAGTAAATTGGTGACCTCTACGGTTATCGCGAAGGGAAACACAAAGATCGGCATAGTGGGTTATATAAGGCCGGACACCAAGGATCGCACTCAGCCCAATAATGTGGTCTACAAACAGGAGGTGCCAGCCATCAA TAAGGAAACACAGAAGCTGGTGGATCAGGGAATCAATATCATCATTGCCCTGGGGCATTCGGGCTACGAAAAGGATAAGGAGATTGCCAGGCGCTGCCCGGATGTGGACCTCGTGGTGGGAGGTCAGTCGCACACGTTTCTGTACTCCGGAAAGGCGCCGAGTAAGGAAGTTTCGGAGGGTCCCTATCCCACCATAGTCGTAAAACCCGATGGCAGAAAGGTTCCTGTGGTTCAGGCCTATGCTTACACGAAGTATCTGGGGAATCTATCGCTAGAA TTTGACAACGGTGGTAACCTTCTGAGTTTCAAGGGAAGCCCCATTTTACTGGACAGCCGCTTTCAGCCCAGTAAGGAAGTTCTACACTTTCTCGATCAGTACCGCCAGGTGATCGATGACATGGAGCGCCACGTGGTGGGGACCACCTCTGTCTATCTGAACGGCGAGAGGAGAAGCTGCGGCTTTGGCGAGTGTAATTTTGGCAACATTATAGCAGACAGCTTTGTGTATGCCCGAGTGCTGGACACCATGCCGGACAGAAGATCTTGGACAGATGCTCCCATAGGGCTAATAAATGCGGGGG CCATTCGAGCCTCCATTGAGCCCGGCGAAACGGGTGCCATCACAGAGGCCGATGTGATGACTGTACTTCCCTTCAGCCACGACATGTTCTACACCAGGATCAGTGGCAGCCAACTGATGAAGGCCCTGGAACACTCCCTTCAGCTGCGCAGCAAGCATATGTCCAGTTCCTACCTCCAGGTGTCGGGACTCCGGATGAGGTTCAACCACAGCCGGCCGAAGGGCGAGCGGATCACCGAGATTAGGGCCCTGTGCTCCGCCTGCCAGATTCCGCACTACGAGGCCGTCGAGACGGACAAGTACTACGGCGTAATACTCACCTCCTTCCTGCTGAATGGCGGCGAGGGCTACAGCTTCATCGACCCAAAGCGCCCGGAGGTGGAAAACCTAACACTGCTAGACCGCAATGCTGTTATCCGGTATCTGCAGGAGCACAAGGTCATCTACCCGGAGCGAGAGGACCGCCAGGCTCCTCAGGAGAAGCACTTGTCCAGCTCGAGTGCTAGCCCATTGCCCAAGCCCTTCCTACTCTGCCTTCTCCACGGGCTGTACTTCTGTCACCGTCTTCTCGGTTGA
- the LOC108023024 gene encoding protein 5NUC isoform X1, whose amino-acid sequence MVWNSINSALMRSFWLAAIFAVLLIHWTQANPILGDPKVATEFIILHNNDMHARFEQTGVNSGTCSPEDAHTNKCYGGFARVAYEVRKYRKEAKEGGTSVLYLNAGDTYTGTAWFTIFKDKIASAFLNKLEPDAISLGNHEFDERVEGLIPFLNEVNFPVLACNLDLSKVPELKATKHLAHSAILEANGTKIGVIGYLTPDTKKLTLNMDVEFKEEVESINAEAKKLKAQGLKIIIALGHSGYLKDQEIAKNCPEVDIVIGGHTNTFLYNGGQPDAEHIDGPYPTMVKQKSGKEVPVVQAYAYTKYLGKLHVQFDAEGNLVKWDGSPILLNASVAQEPDLLELLEVYRPNVTRLEKAVVGHSKVHLEGRKEICRAQECNLGNLVSDAFVYSRIMEHQGGDFWTDAAISLMQGGGIRSSIEKRSDGSITDSDILTVLPWSNDLFMVPMTGKSLRRALEHGAALRGKDSDGGFLQVSGIHVVFNPKKPEGQRVVSVQVRCAACPVPTYSDLNDTATYNVVVGEFLLDGGDGHIIRDSVHKPQRLKNNDRQAVSQYLRNREYVYPEVEGRITFTSSASGLLGSSAALLLISSLLMMTS is encoded by the exons ATGGTGTGGAACTCAATTAACTCAGCGTTG ATGCGGTCATTCTGGCTCGCCGCAATCTTCGCGGTTCTCCTGATTCACTGGACGCAAGCCAATCCTATTTTAGGCGATCCCAAAGTGGCCACCGAGTTCATTATACTCCACAATAATGATATGCACGCCCGATTCGAGCAGACGGGCGTGAATAGTGGCACTTGCTCTCCGGAGGATGCACATACCAACAAATGCTACGGAGGATTCGCCCGAGTGGCCTACGA AGTTCGAAAATATCGCAAGGAGGCCAAGGAGGGGGGGACTTCCGTTTTGTACTTAAACGCCGGTGACACCTACACTGGAACCGCTTGGTTTACCATTTTTAAGGACAAAATCGCCAGCGCCTTCCTCAACAAATTGGAACCCGATGCCATA TCACTGGGCAACCACGAGTTCGATGAGAGGGTCGAGGGTCTTATACCCTTCCTCAACGAGGTGAACTTCCCTGTGTTGGCCTGCAACCTGGATCTGAGCAAGGTTCCCGAGCTGAAGGCCACCAAGCACTTGGCCCACTCCGCCATCCTGGAGGCCAATGGCACCAAGATAGGTGTCATTGGCTACCTGACCCCAGACACCAAAAAACTCACTCTTAACATGGATGTGGAGTTTAAGGAGGAGGTGGAGTCCATCAA TGCTGAGGCCAAGAAACTAAAGGCCCAGGGCCTTAAAATCATCATTGCTCTGGGTCACTCGGGTTACTTGAAGGACCAGGAGATAGCCAAGAACTGTCCGGAGGTGGACATCGTGATCGGTGGGCATACGAACACATTCCTCTACAACGGCGGCCAGCCGGATGCGGAACACATCGATGGACCGTATCCCACGATGGTCAAGCAGAAGAGCGGCAAGGAGGTTCCAGTGGTCCAGGCCTACGCCTACACCAAGTATCTGGGAAAACTTCATGTGCAG TTCGATGCCGAGGGCAATCTCGTAAAGTGGGATGGTTCTCCTATTCTGCTCAACGCTTCGGTGGCTCAGGAGCCGGATCTCCTGGAGCTGTTAGAGGTCTACCGCCCGAATGTCACCAGACTGGAGAAGGCGGTCGTGGGCCACTCGAAGGTTCACCTGGAGGGCCGCAAGGAGATCTGTCGGGCCCAGGAGTGTAACCTGGGTAATCTGGTGAGCGATGCCTTCGTTTATAGTCGGATTATGGAGCACCAGGGTGGGGATTTCTGGACGGATGCTGCCATATCTCTGATGCAGGGAGGAG GCATTCGCAGCTCCATTGAAAAGCGGTCCGATGGCTCCATCACCGACAGCGATATCTTGACCGTCCTGCCCTGGAGTAATGACCTCTTCATGGTGCCCATGACGGGGAAAAGTCTGCGAAGGGCTTTGGAGCATGGAGCAGCATTGAGGGGCAAGGATTCGGACGGTGGCTTCTTGCAGGTGTCCGGAATCCACGTGGTCTTCAACCCGAAGAAGCCCGAGGGTCAGCGAGTGGTGTCCGTGCAAGTTCGATGTGCCGCCTGCCCAGTGCCCACCTACAGCGATCTGAACGACACGGCCACCTACAATGTCGTCGTGGGAGAGTTCCTGTTGGATGGTGGCGATGGCCATATAATTAGGGACTCAGTCCACAAGCCACAGCGCCTCAAAAATAACGATAGGCAGGCCGTTTCCCAGTACCTTAGAAACCGGGAGTACGTTTATCCCGAGGTTGAGGGTCGCATCACTTTCACAAGCTCTGCCAGTGGACTTTTGGGCTCCTCAGCAGCCCTGCTACTTATTTCTTCCCTCCTGATGATGACTAGTTAG
- the LOC108023024 gene encoding protein 5NUC isoform X4, with protein sequence MRSFWLAAIFAVLLIHWTQANPILGDPKVATEFIILHNNDMHARFEQTGVNSGTCSPEDAHTNKCYGGFARVAYEVRKYRKEAKEGGTSVLYLNAGDTYTGTAWFTIFKDKIASAFLNKLEPDAISLGNHEFDERVEGLIPFLNEVNFPVLACNLDLSKVPELKATKHLAHSAILEANGTKIGVIGYLTPDTKKLTLNMDVEFKEEVESINAEAKKLKAQGLKIIIALGHSGYLKDQEIAKNCPEVDIVIGGHTNTFLYNGGQPDAEHIDGPYPTMVKQKSGKEVPVVQAYAYTKYLGKLHVQFDAEGNLVKWDGSPILLNASVAQEPDLLELLEVYRPNVTRLEKAVVGHSKVHLEGRKEICRAQECNLGNLVSDAFVYSRIMEHQGGDFWTDAAISLMQGGGIRSSIEKRSDGSITDSDILTVLPWSNDLFMVPMTGKSLRRALEHGAALRGKDSDGGFLQVSGIHVVFNPKKPEGQRVVSVQVRCAACPVPTYSDLNDTATYNVVVGEFLLDGGDGHIIRDSVHKPQRLKNNDRQAVSQYLRNREYVYPEVEGRITFTSSASGLLGSSAALLLISSLLMMTS encoded by the exons ATGCGGTCATTCTGGCTCGCCGCAATCTTCGCGGTTCTCCTGATTCACTGGACGCAAGCCAATCCTATTTTAGGCGATCCCAAAGTGGCCACCGAGTTCATTATACTCCACAATAATGATATGCACGCCCGATTCGAGCAGACGGGCGTGAATAGTGGCACTTGCTCTCCGGAGGATGCACATACCAACAAATGCTACGGAGGATTCGCCCGAGTGGCCTACGA AGTTCGAAAATATCGCAAGGAGGCCAAGGAGGGGGGGACTTCCGTTTTGTACTTAAACGCCGGTGACACCTACACTGGAACCGCTTGGTTTACCATTTTTAAGGACAAAATCGCCAGCGCCTTCCTCAACAAATTGGAACCCGATGCCATA TCACTGGGCAACCACGAGTTCGATGAGAGGGTCGAGGGTCTTATACCCTTCCTCAACGAGGTGAACTTCCCTGTGTTGGCCTGCAACCTGGATCTGAGCAAGGTTCCCGAGCTGAAGGCCACCAAGCACTTGGCCCACTCCGCCATCCTGGAGGCCAATGGCACCAAGATAGGTGTCATTGGCTACCTGACCCCAGACACCAAAAAACTCACTCTTAACATGGATGTGGAGTTTAAGGAGGAGGTGGAGTCCATCAA TGCTGAGGCCAAGAAACTAAAGGCCCAGGGCCTTAAAATCATCATTGCTCTGGGTCACTCGGGTTACTTGAAGGACCAGGAGATAGCCAAGAACTGTCCGGAGGTGGACATCGTGATCGGTGGGCATACGAACACATTCCTCTACAACGGCGGCCAGCCGGATGCGGAACACATCGATGGACCGTATCCCACGATGGTCAAGCAGAAGAGCGGCAAGGAGGTTCCAGTGGTCCAGGCCTACGCCTACACCAAGTATCTGGGAAAACTTCATGTGCAG TTCGATGCCGAGGGCAATCTCGTAAAGTGGGATGGTTCTCCTATTCTGCTCAACGCTTCGGTGGCTCAGGAGCCGGATCTCCTGGAGCTGTTAGAGGTCTACCGCCCGAATGTCACCAGACTGGAGAAGGCGGTCGTGGGCCACTCGAAGGTTCACCTGGAGGGCCGCAAGGAGATCTGTCGGGCCCAGGAGTGTAACCTGGGTAATCTGGTGAGCGATGCCTTCGTTTATAGTCGGATTATGGAGCACCAGGGTGGGGATTTCTGGACGGATGCTGCCATATCTCTGATGCAGGGAGGAG GCATTCGCAGCTCCATTGAAAAGCGGTCCGATGGCTCCATCACCGACAGCGATATCTTGACCGTCCTGCCCTGGAGTAATGACCTCTTCATGGTGCCCATGACGGGGAAAAGTCTGCGAAGGGCTTTGGAGCATGGAGCAGCATTGAGGGGCAAGGATTCGGACGGTGGCTTCTTGCAGGTGTCCGGAATCCACGTGGTCTTCAACCCGAAGAAGCCCGAGGGTCAGCGAGTGGTGTCCGTGCAAGTTCGATGTGCCGCCTGCCCAGTGCCCACCTACAGCGATCTGAACGACACGGCCACCTACAATGTCGTCGTGGGAGAGTTCCTGTTGGATGGTGGCGATGGCCATATAATTAGGGACTCAGTCCACAAGCCACAGCGCCTCAAAAATAACGATAGGCAGGCCGTTTCCCAGTACCTTAGAAACCGGGAGTACGTTTATCCCGAGGTTGAGGGTCGCATCACTTTCACAAGCTCTGCCAGTGGACTTTTGGGCTCCTCAGCAGCCCTGCTACTTATTTCTTCCCTCCTGATGATGACTAGTTAG
- the LOC108023024 gene encoding protein 5NUC isoform X2 encodes MMRSFWLAAIFAVLLIHWTQANPILGDPKVATEFIILHNNDMHARFEQTGVNSGTCSPEDAHTNKCYGGFARVAYEVRKYRKEAKEGGTSVLYLNAGDTYTGTAWFTIFKDKIASAFLNKLEPDAISLGNHEFDERVEGLIPFLNEVNFPVLACNLDLSKVPELKATKHLAHSAILEANGTKIGVIGYLTPDTKKLTLNMDVEFKEEVESINAEAKKLKAQGLKIIIALGHSGYLKDQEIAKNCPEVDIVIGGHTNTFLYNGGQPDAEHIDGPYPTMVKQKSGKEVPVVQAYAYTKYLGKLHVQFDAEGNLVKWDGSPILLNASVAQEPDLLELLEVYRPNVTRLEKAVVGHSKVHLEGRKEICRAQECNLGNLVSDAFVYSRIMEHQGGDFWTDAAISLMQGGGIRSSIEKRSDGSITDSDILTVLPWSNDLFMVPMTGKSLRRALEHGAALRGKDSDGGFLQVSGIHVVFNPKKPEGQRVVSVQVRCAACPVPTYSDLNDTATYNVVVGEFLLDGGDGHIIRDSVHKPQRLKNNDRQAVSQYLRNREYVYPEVEGRITFTSSASGLLGSSAALLLISSLLMMTS; translated from the exons Atg ATGCGGTCATTCTGGCTCGCCGCAATCTTCGCGGTTCTCCTGATTCACTGGACGCAAGCCAATCCTATTTTAGGCGATCCCAAAGTGGCCACCGAGTTCATTATACTCCACAATAATGATATGCACGCCCGATTCGAGCAGACGGGCGTGAATAGTGGCACTTGCTCTCCGGAGGATGCACATACCAACAAATGCTACGGAGGATTCGCCCGAGTGGCCTACGA AGTTCGAAAATATCGCAAGGAGGCCAAGGAGGGGGGGACTTCCGTTTTGTACTTAAACGCCGGTGACACCTACACTGGAACCGCTTGGTTTACCATTTTTAAGGACAAAATCGCCAGCGCCTTCCTCAACAAATTGGAACCCGATGCCATA TCACTGGGCAACCACGAGTTCGATGAGAGGGTCGAGGGTCTTATACCCTTCCTCAACGAGGTGAACTTCCCTGTGTTGGCCTGCAACCTGGATCTGAGCAAGGTTCCCGAGCTGAAGGCCACCAAGCACTTGGCCCACTCCGCCATCCTGGAGGCCAATGGCACCAAGATAGGTGTCATTGGCTACCTGACCCCAGACACCAAAAAACTCACTCTTAACATGGATGTGGAGTTTAAGGAGGAGGTGGAGTCCATCAA TGCTGAGGCCAAGAAACTAAAGGCCCAGGGCCTTAAAATCATCATTGCTCTGGGTCACTCGGGTTACTTGAAGGACCAGGAGATAGCCAAGAACTGTCCGGAGGTGGACATCGTGATCGGTGGGCATACGAACACATTCCTCTACAACGGCGGCCAGCCGGATGCGGAACACATCGATGGACCGTATCCCACGATGGTCAAGCAGAAGAGCGGCAAGGAGGTTCCAGTGGTCCAGGCCTACGCCTACACCAAGTATCTGGGAAAACTTCATGTGCAG TTCGATGCCGAGGGCAATCTCGTAAAGTGGGATGGTTCTCCTATTCTGCTCAACGCTTCGGTGGCTCAGGAGCCGGATCTCCTGGAGCTGTTAGAGGTCTACCGCCCGAATGTCACCAGACTGGAGAAGGCGGTCGTGGGCCACTCGAAGGTTCACCTGGAGGGCCGCAAGGAGATCTGTCGGGCCCAGGAGTGTAACCTGGGTAATCTGGTGAGCGATGCCTTCGTTTATAGTCGGATTATGGAGCACCAGGGTGGGGATTTCTGGACGGATGCTGCCATATCTCTGATGCAGGGAGGAG GCATTCGCAGCTCCATTGAAAAGCGGTCCGATGGCTCCATCACCGACAGCGATATCTTGACCGTCCTGCCCTGGAGTAATGACCTCTTCATGGTGCCCATGACGGGGAAAAGTCTGCGAAGGGCTTTGGAGCATGGAGCAGCATTGAGGGGCAAGGATTCGGACGGTGGCTTCTTGCAGGTGTCCGGAATCCACGTGGTCTTCAACCCGAAGAAGCCCGAGGGTCAGCGAGTGGTGTCCGTGCAAGTTCGATGTGCCGCCTGCCCAGTGCCCACCTACAGCGATCTGAACGACACGGCCACCTACAATGTCGTCGTGGGAGAGTTCCTGTTGGATGGTGGCGATGGCCATATAATTAGGGACTCAGTCCACAAGCCACAGCGCCTCAAAAATAACGATAGGCAGGCCGTTTCCCAGTACCTTAGAAACCGGGAGTACGTTTATCCCGAGGTTGAGGGTCGCATCACTTTCACAAGCTCTGCCAGTGGACTTTTGGGCTCCTCAGCAGCCCTGCTACTTATTTCTTCCCTCCTGATGATGACTAGTTAG
- the LOC127011073 gene encoding uncharacterized protein LOC127011073, whose product MDCDDSPPTPPSTPAEPSAAALTPIGTMTATCSRASNFLLKLTAIGTKRHLAALTWPEQKLSGSRVSNYQFQFRDPRINPTRCLEVRTVFVSVSVSASACESG is encoded by the exons ATGGACTGCGATGACTCTCCGCCGACGCCGCCGTCGACGCCAGCTGAGCCGTCGGCCGCGGCTCTGACTCCCATTGGAACGATGACGGCGACGTGCAGTCGAG CCAGCAATTTCCTTCTTAAGCTAACTGCTATCGGCACCAAGCGACACTTAGCAGCGCTAACTTGGCCAGAACAGAAGCTCAGCGGATCTCGAGTTTCCAATTACCAATTCCAATTTCGGGATCCAAGGATTAACCCAACTCGCTGCCTCGAAGTCCGTACtgtatttgtatctgtatctgtatctgcatctgcctGTGAGTCGggctga